The following proteins are co-located in the Solenopsis invicta isolate M01_SB chromosome 7, UNIL_Sinv_3.0, whole genome shotgun sequence genome:
- the LOC113003129 gene encoding protein ANTAGONIST OF LIKE HETEROCHROMATIN PROTEIN 1-like, which produces MDLLIFDELFSSSSESSDSEEEILDIIFENNENHPRRRKARVQNFIENVIYEYDNKSFQENFRMQKTTFNYLLFLLRNDLEEENYSGRIPMSAEKLLYITLYVLATPDSYRSVVTKFNVGNATAWRAVRKVVKILCTFRNYFIRWPNRREINDYSRRLQIEYGFLGVIGALDGTHICILAPLEDS; this is translated from the exons atggatttacttatatttgatgaattattttcaagttcaaGTGAAAGTTCTGACAGTgaagaagaaatattagatattatttttgagAACAACGAAAATCATCCTAGAAGAAGAAAAGCAagagttcaaaattttattgaaaatgtaatttatgaatacgataataaaagttttcaagaaaactttcg aatgcaAAAAACAAcctttaattatcttttatttttattacgaaatgatttagaagaagaaaattattctgGAAGAATACCCATGTCTGCAGAGAAACTGTTGTACATAACTTTATATGTGTTAGCAACACCAGATTCATACAG gtcggtggttacaaaatttaatgttgGCAATGCAACAGCTTGGCGAGCGGTACGAAAAGTTGTCAAAATTCTTTGTACATTtaggaattattttattcgatGGCCAAACAGAagagaaataaatgattatagTCGAAGATTACAAATTGAATACGGTTTTCTTGGAGTTATTGGAGCTTTGGACGGGACGCACATTTGTATATTAGCTCCATTGGAAGACAGTTAA